A stretch of Pseudomonas taetrolens DNA encodes these proteins:
- the petA gene encoding ubiquinol-cytochrome c reductase iron-sulfur subunit translates to MSNDGVNVGRRRFLVAATSVVGAAGAVGAAVPFVGSWFPSAKAKAAGAPVKVNIAKVEPGQQMIAEWRGQPVFIVRRTEEILANLKKIEGQLADPDSKQSDQPAYVNPELRSIKPEILLLIGICTHLGCSPTFRPEVAPADLGKDWVGGYFCPCHGSHYDLAGRVYKAQPAPLNLPVPPYYYETDNIVVVGLDGENA, encoded by the coding sequence ATGAGCAATGACGGCGTAAATGTCGGCCGGCGTCGCTTCCTCGTAGCAGCCACATCCGTGGTAGGTGCTGCAGGAGCGGTGGGGGCTGCGGTCCCGTTCGTGGGGTCATGGTTTCCCAGTGCCAAGGCGAAAGCCGCAGGCGCACCGGTGAAAGTGAATATTGCCAAGGTCGAGCCAGGTCAGCAGATGATTGCTGAGTGGCGTGGTCAGCCGGTATTCATCGTACGCCGCACCGAGGAGATCCTGGCAAATCTGAAGAAGATTGAGGGACAGCTTGCTGATCCTGATTCCAAGCAATCTGATCAGCCTGCTTACGTGAATCCAGAGTTGCGGTCGATCAAGCCAGAGATTTTGCTACTGATCGGTATTTGCACCCATTTGGGCTGCTCGCCAACATTCCGTCCCGAAGTGGCCCCTGCCGATCTGGGCAAGGATTGGGTCGGTGGTTATTTCTGTCCTTGTCATGGTTCGCACTATGATTTGGCTGGCCGTGTTTACAAGGCCCAACCAGCTCCGTTGAACCTGCCAGTACCGCCCTACTACTATGAGACGGACAACATTGTTGTCGTTGGCCTCGATGGGGAGAACGCGTAA
- the rplM gene encoding 50S ribosomal protein L13 yields the protein MKTFTAKPETVKRDWFVVDAAGQTLGRLATEIASRLRGKHKPEFTPHVDTGDYIVVINAEQIRVTGAKTSDKMYYSHSGFPGGIKSINFEKLIAKAPERVIETAVKGMLPKNPLGRDMYRKLKVYAGAAHPHTAQQPQELKF from the coding sequence ATGAAAACTTTTACTGCTAAACCGGAAACAGTTAAGCGCGACTGGTTTGTCGTCGACGCTGCCGGCCAGACACTGGGTCGTCTGGCCACCGAAATCGCTAGCCGTCTGCGTGGCAAGCACAAGCCTGAATTCACTCCGCACGTTGACACCGGTGACTACATCGTTGTTATCAATGCCGAGCAGATTCGTGTCACTGGTGCTAAAACCTCTGACAAAATGTACTACTCTCACTCCGGTTTCCCGGGCGGGATTAAGTCGATCAACTTCGAAAAGCTGATCGCCAAAGCTCCTGAGCGCGTGATCGAGACCGCGGTTAAAGGCATGCTGCCTAAAAACCCGCTGGGTCGCGACATGTACCGTAAGCTGAAAGTCTATGCGGGCGCTGCTCACCCTCATACTGCTCAGCAGCCCCAAGAACTGAAGTTTTAA
- a CDS encoding cytochrome b — protein MSKFMDWIDARFPATKMWEDHLSKYYAPKNFNFFYFFGSLALLVLVNQIVTGVWLTMSYTPSAEEAFASVEYIMRDVEYGSILRLLHSTGASAFFIVVYLHMFRGLLYGSYQKPRELVWLFGMMIYLALMAEAFMGYLLPWGQMSYWGAQVIISLFGAIPVIGNDLTQWIRGDYLISGITLNRFFALHVVALPIVILGLVVLHVLALHEVGSNNPDGVDIKKHKDENGVPLDGIAFHPYYTVKDIVGVVVFLFIFCSIVFFFPEMGGYFLEKPNFEQANAFKTPEHIAPVWYFTPFYAILRAIPDKLLGVIAMGAAIAVLFVLPWLDRSPVKSMRYKGWMSKIWLWVFCISFVILGVLGVLAPTPGRTLLSQVCTFLYFAYFILMPFYTRLEKTKPVPERVTG, from the coding sequence ATGAGCAAGTTCATGGATTGGATTGATGCCCGCTTCCCCGCCACAAAAATGTGGGAAGACCATCTCAGCAAATATTACGCTCCGAAAAACTTCAACTTTTTCTACTTCTTTGGCTCCCTCGCATTGCTCGTTCTGGTTAACCAGATCGTCACCGGTGTGTGGCTGACCATGAGTTACACGCCGTCGGCAGAAGAGGCCTTTGCTTCTGTCGAATACATCATGCGTGACGTTGAGTACGGCTCCATTCTGCGCCTGCTGCACTCCACAGGAGCGTCGGCATTCTTTATCGTGGTTTACCTGCACATGTTCCGTGGCTTGCTCTACGGCTCATACCAGAAGCCGCGAGAGCTGGTCTGGCTGTTTGGCATGATGATCTATCTGGCCCTGATGGCTGAGGCCTTCATGGGCTATCTGCTGCCATGGGGTCAAATGTCCTACTGGGGCGCCCAGGTGATCATTTCGCTGTTCGGTGCGATTCCGGTTATCGGTAACGACCTGACTCAGTGGATTCGTGGTGACTACCTGATTTCCGGCATTACCCTGAACCGCTTCTTTGCCCTGCACGTAGTGGCCTTGCCGATCGTGATTCTGGGGTTGGTGGTGCTGCACGTTCTGGCCTTGCACGAAGTCGGGTCCAACAACCCGGATGGCGTGGACATCAAGAAGCACAAAGACGAAAACGGCGTACCGCTGGACGGCATTGCCTTCCATCCGTACTACACCGTGAAAGATATCGTCGGTGTCGTTGTGTTCCTGTTTATCTTCTGCTCGATTGTGTTTTTCTTCCCGGAGATGGGTGGTTACTTCCTGGAAAAACCGAACTTTGAGCAGGCGAACGCCTTTAAGACGCCAGAACACATTGCGCCTGTTTGGTACTTCACGCCTTTCTACGCGATCTTGCGTGCGATCCCGGACAAGCTGCTGGGGGTCATTGCCATGGGCGCCGCGATTGCCGTGCTGTTCGTGCTGCCGTGGCTTGACCGCAGTCCTGTGAAGTCCATGCGCTACAAAGGCTGGATGAGCAAGATCTGGCTGTGGGTGTTCTGTATCTCGTTCGTGATTCTGGGTGTGTTGGGTGTATTGGCGCCGACCCCGGGCCGTACGCTGTTGTCACAGGTCTGCACGTTCCTGTACTTCGCCTACTTCATTCTGATGCCGTTCTACACCCGGCTCGAGAAGACCAAACCGGTTCCGGAAAGGGTGACTGGCTGA
- the rpsI gene encoding 30S ribosomal protein S9, with the protein MSATQNYGTGRRKTATARVFLRPGTGNISINNRSLDNFFGRETARMVVRQPLELTETVEKFDIFVTVIGGGVSGQAGAIRHGITRALMQYDETLRGALRKAGFVTRDAREVERKKVGLRKARKRPQYSKR; encoded by the coding sequence ATGTCGGCGACTCAAAACTACGGCACTGGCCGTCGTAAGACTGCAACCGCACGCGTTTTCCTGCGTCCGGGTACTGGTAACATCTCCATCAACAACCGCTCCCTGGATAACTTCTTCGGCCGCGAAACTGCCCGCATGGTAGTTCGTCAGCCGCTGGAATTGACTGAGACTGTCGAGAAGTTCGACATCTTCGTTACCGTTATCGGCGGTGGTGTAAGTGGTCAAGCTGGCGCAATCCGCCACGGTATCACTCGCGCCCTGATGCAGTATGACGAAACTCTGCGTGGCGCTCTGCGCAAAGCAGGCTTCGTAACTCGCGATGCTCGTGAAGTTGAACGTAAGAAAGTCGGTCTGCGTAAAGCGCGTAAGCGTCCGCAGTACTCGAAGCGTTAA
- a CDS encoding glutathione S-transferase N-terminal domain-containing protein: MGVTNRLACYSDPADHYSHRVRIVLAEKGVSAEIISVEAGRQPPKLIEVNPYGSLPTLVDRDLALWESTVVMEYLDERYPHPPLLPVYPVARANSRLLIHRIQRDWCALVDLILDSRTKEPARVQARKELRESLTGVSALFADKPFFLSDEQSLVDCCLLPILWRLPVLGIELPRPAKPLLDYMERQFAREAFQASLSGVERDMR; the protein is encoded by the coding sequence ATGGGCGTGACCAATCGGTTGGCCTGTTACTCCGACCCCGCCGACCACTATTCCCACCGAGTACGTATTGTGCTCGCAGAGAAAGGTGTCAGCGCCGAGATCATTAGTGTGGAGGCGGGCCGTCAGCCGCCGAAACTGATCGAAGTGAACCCCTACGGCAGCCTGCCAACCCTGGTCGATCGTGACCTGGCGTTGTGGGAATCTACCGTGGTAATGGAATATCTGGATGAGCGCTATCCGCACCCGCCATTGTTGCCGGTTTACCCGGTGGCGCGTGCCAATAGCCGCTTGCTGATCCATCGCATCCAGCGGGACTGGTGTGCGCTGGTGGATCTGATTCTGGATTCGCGCACCAAGGAGCCTGCCCGGGTGCAGGCCCGCAAAGAGTTGCGAGAGAGTTTGACCGGCGTTTCTGCATTGTTTGCCGACAAACCTTTTTTCCTCAGTGACGAGCAAAGTCTGGTCGACTGCTGTCTGTTGCCGATACTCTGGCGCTTGCCTGTTTTGGGTATTGAATTGCCGCGGCCGGCCAAGCCGCTGCTTGACTATATGGAGCGCCAGTTTGCGCGTGAGGCTTTCCAGGCGAGTCTGTCTGGTGTCGAACGCGATATGCGCTAA
- a CDS encoding NADP(H)-dependent aldo-keto reductase — protein sequence MDYRTLGRTDLKVSAIGLGTMTWGEQNSQTEAFEQIEYAKNAGINFIDTAEMYPVPPKAETYASTERFIGNWFKARGDRADWVLASKIAGPGNGIDYIRDGQLKHNRAHIVQALDASLKRLQTDWIDLYQLHWPERSTNFFGQLGYKHNADETFTPLEDTLEALDEQVKAGKIRHIGLSNETPWATMKFLQLAESRGWPRAVSIQNPYNLLNRSFEVGLAEIAIREQCGLLAYSPLAFGMLSGKYDGGARPAKGRLTLYSRFSRYSNPQAVAASERYVALAREHGLDPAQMALAYVTRQPFVTSNIIGATSMEQLASNLDSFNLTLSDEVLEGIEAIHKGQPNPAP from the coding sequence ATGGACTATCGCACGCTAGGCCGCACCGATCTGAAAGTGAGCGCAATCGGCCTCGGAACCATGACCTGGGGCGAGCAAAACAGCCAGACTGAAGCCTTTGAGCAGATCGAATACGCCAAAAATGCCGGGATCAATTTCATCGATACGGCCGAGATGTATCCGGTGCCACCAAAAGCAGAAACCTATGCCAGCACCGAACGGTTCATCGGAAACTGGTTCAAGGCCCGAGGCGACCGCGCCGACTGGGTTCTGGCGAGCAAGATTGCGGGCCCCGGCAATGGTATCGACTACATCCGTGACGGCCAGCTCAAACACAATCGCGCCCATATCGTTCAAGCCCTGGACGCCAGCCTGAAGCGCCTGCAAACCGACTGGATCGATCTCTACCAGCTGCATTGGCCCGAGCGCAGCACCAACTTCTTTGGCCAGTTGGGCTACAAACATAACGCCGACGAGACCTTCACCCCGCTGGAAGACACTCTAGAAGCGCTGGATGAGCAAGTGAAGGCCGGTAAAATCCGTCACATCGGCCTCTCGAACGAAACTCCGTGGGCCACCATGAAGTTCCTGCAACTGGCCGAGAGCCGGGGCTGGCCACGCGCAGTTTCTATCCAGAACCCCTATAACCTGCTCAATCGCAGCTTTGAAGTCGGCCTGGCCGAAATCGCCATTCGTGAACAATGCGGCCTGCTCGCCTACTCGCCGCTGGCGTTCGGCATGCTCTCCGGCAAGTATGATGGTGGCGCCCGCCCGGCAAAAGGCCGCCTGACCCTCTACAGCCGCTTCTCGCGCTATTCCAACCCACAGGCAGTGGCTGCCAGCGAGCGTTATGTGGCACTGGCGCGCGAACACGGACTGGATCCGGCACAAATGGCCCTGGCCTATGTCACGCGACAACCGTTCGTCACCAGCAACATCATTGGTGCAACATCAATGGAGCAGCTCGCAAGCAACCTCGACAGCTTCAACCTGACCCTGTCGGATGAAGTACTGGAAGGTATCGAAGCGATTCACAAAGGCCAGCCCAACCCGGCGCCTTGA
- a CDS encoding cytochrome c1 — MKKLFAVLMLAVMPVLSFAAEQGVQLDKVDIDVSDKAAMQDGARTFANYCMGCHSAKFQRYERVADDLGIPHEVMLDNLVFTGAKIGDHMKIGMQPDDAKAWFGAAPPDLTLVARVRGTDWLYSYLRAFYEDPSRPWGVNNKVFPNVGMPNVLAPLQGRQVVGCKQVQIVEDGKKQYDPLTGTPLTHEACDQLTVLPKTGALTEEQFDEKIKNLVTFLAYSANPVKLEHQRIGTYVLLYLAFFFVFAYLLKREYWKDVH; from the coding sequence ATGAAAAAGCTATTTGCGGTGTTGATGCTCGCTGTTATGCCTGTATTGTCCTTCGCTGCCGAGCAGGGAGTACAGCTCGACAAGGTCGATATTGATGTGTCTGACAAGGCGGCCATGCAGGACGGTGCGCGTACCTTTGCCAACTATTGCATGGGTTGTCACAGCGCCAAGTTCCAGCGTTACGAGCGTGTGGCTGATGATCTTGGTATTCCTCATGAGGTCATGCTCGATAACCTGGTGTTCACGGGCGCCAAAATTGGCGATCACATGAAGATCGGCATGCAGCCCGACGATGCCAAGGCATGGTTCGGTGCTGCACCGCCTGACCTGACGCTGGTGGCCCGTGTACGGGGTACAGACTGGCTTTACAGCTACCTGCGCGCGTTCTATGAAGACCCGTCACGGCCTTGGGGCGTGAACAACAAGGTCTTCCCGAACGTGGGCATGCCTAACGTTCTGGCGCCGCTGCAAGGTCGTCAGGTTGTAGGTTGCAAGCAAGTACAGATCGTCGAAGACGGCAAGAAGCAGTATGATCCGTTGACTGGCACGCCTTTGACACATGAAGCGTGCGACCAGCTGACAGTTCTGCCAAAAACCGGCGCGCTGACTGAAGAGCAGTTCGATGAGAAGATCAAGAATCTTGTGACCTTCCTGGCCTACTCGGCAAACCCGGTGAAGCTGGAGCATCAGCGAATCGGTACTTACGTTCTGCTCTACCTGGCTTTCTTCTTTGTATTCGCTTATCTGCTCAAGCGCGAATACTGGAAAGATGTGCACTGA